The Dreissena polymorpha isolate Duluth1 chromosome 4, UMN_Dpol_1.0, whole genome shotgun sequence region ttaaactatctttcttaaatgtaagtttcggaatttactcattgaaatcaatagactgtaataatattgtgaattttattcttatattgatgaaatattttatctttaacatgaagtacagaaacaagtaccaaattttaattgttttgtccatagtctgaaactaaaaatccagactgagaaagaaatagccctcagtaatgacacattacaaatctttgaacaaaaatggaatcggattaattCTAATAATGTTTGTCCAGTTATATACACTTCACTCTTATGTtcgtttatctttctaaaatatgtttgtatatttttttttcaatcttataagatcattgtgaatatataacaaaacacataCTGTTGTCACTTACAGAAATGGAATACAACAAGGTGAAACACTTTATCAGGCATAGTTTCTGTATACTTTGTTAaaaccattgtttgcaaatgtatgtatgtattccatgtatgtatacaatatatgcttaataaaaaaaatgcccaAATAGCCAGAGTTGTCAACAAACCGCATTTATTATTTAACTCAGCCTAGATGTATGCCAATTTGTATAGTTTGATAAAATTTCATGACGGGAGGGCAATGTTACCTTGAGTGCGCAATTGCTTTAACTACAGCCACATACAGAAATCTGCCTGAACTCAATACAATTGTTCATAtgaaatatgcaataaaaacagATAAACAAGTAAGACGCATCAGTCATGGAAAGATTTTAAATATCAAGAAGCAGGTTTGGACAGTCATCACGCATTTGTAATAGATATCAAGTGCTAGTATATTAGAACCGTCATCAAGCATGTTTTAACAGCCATAAAGCATGGTCCATCTTTAATGTAATACCCCTTGATATTGTTTCTCACTAACCGGGGTTATCTGTAAGATAATTagaaaacaatattcaaattAAGTTCGATGAGGACTGCGCAAAGAAATTACTGAGTGTTCatacacattttctttaatttgacatagtgacctagtttctgaccccacaTTACGAAGTTTTGAacttattgtatatattattgggacaattGTTCTCACACAAGTTTTGGTAATAACATTGGCGGCATTATTGTGGTTTTtagcaatttatttatatgtaccTATCCtcaccaaaataaacaaaaaaaaaaacaatttaaattcatATCATGGGCATAAGCCAACAGAACTTACATATTTGGCTAAGCACTTGTCCTTAATACCAATTTGTGCTCTTGTGAGCCATATAACACATCATCGAGTTTCAGCACAACTTGGAAAACACTTACCAAAGTTATATATAAAGATGTAAGTTTTACATGCtgataataacaatatgaaataaatttcaatatattatgaTTGTTTATCTCTCAAATATtggcaaaaaatatttcaaatgtataattatttgataaatgtCGATGTAATTTATTATACCCATATTTCATTATGCTGTACTCAGCAACTTCTTTTTTGCATTTTCAATGACTATAGTTTCACAACAATACCTAATTCTTTCTTTTTTGTAGATATGAAGATCAGCAAATATCATATTCAAATCTAATTTACAATTGCATTGCAGTTAAACtgtaaataaaaggtgaacgtACTCCTGTTATTTATTTTATGGTAGAAATCatgctttatttaaatattttgtgtacatGGCCACTGGGCAAGATATGTTTTCATGAGAAAATCATAACATAATTTGAATACTTTATGTGTAAGACCATTGTAGCCTTATTGCAAGGTAAAGATGCTTGACCTTTTTTGTCTGACCAAATAAGCTAAGTTCTTGGAAAACGAGGCATTTTGCATGTTCAGAAAGTGCCCAATGGCCATGTACacagaatatttaaataaatcatgatttctaccataaaataaatacaggAGTACATTCACTATTATTGGAACTACGTTTACTGTCGCAGGTATGAGGGAAATTTCTTCATATTATTGTAGAAAAAGGATTACGGAACATGTttgaattaatattcatttcgtgATCCACTTCCTTATCatgtattaattcatttaataaactagtgacctgaaaatcaataggggtcatatgccagtcatgatcaatgtacctatgaagtttcatgatcctaggcctaattattcttgagtcatcatcaggaaaccattttactgtttcgagtcactgtgacctctgacctaatgacctgaaagtcaataggggccatctgccagtcatgttcaatgtacctatcaagtttcatgatcctaggtgtaagcattctcgagttatcatccggaaaccattttacactttcgagtcactgtgaccttgacctttgacctagtaacctgaaactcaataggggtcaactgccagtcatgatcaaagtacctatgaagtttcatgatccaaggcttaagcattcttgagttatcatccggaaaccattttactatttcgagtcactgtgaccttgacctttgacctagtgatctgaaaatcaataggggtcatctgccagtcattatcaatgtacctatgaagtttcatgatcctaggcctaagcgttcttgagttatcatccggaaaccatctggtggacggaccgaccgaccgaccgaccgacctaccgacatgtgcaaaacaatataccccctcttcttcgaaggggggcataaatattaaagTTGCTGAAATAACATTAATGACAGCTagcatacttgtttaaatttggaCATTTGCGGATCATACGGATcaagttttaataaataattaatgttcaTTCAATATTGTGGTACAATAAAAAAATGACGTCGCCATAAACGGCtatacatcaacaacaacatttattagctctgaagcatacaattgctttttagccaaatgcattacacaattatacataatacacaagtgtaacgacatggatgatcattattatgaaattaggtaataattataaaaattatgtgaTGCaggaagttaacaaatattttactgattcataACATATGATATGTTCTTCTAACATCGATAATgaaagttgttaataaaataatgagacaAAGAGTACATTGTTCTacataattagtttcatttttaACATTCATATTGATTATTACTCATCAAATTATGGGAAAAAATTGTATACATagaaaaattaatttgtttctaaattgttccgtaaacaattcgcattgtatatgtattttgaaagattaatgatttcttttttattttgtgttttcattaataaatcaaacttatttaattttGCCATCTTTGATAATATGccttaaaatatgttttgctaatatctttgtatattggacatattaataagaaatggcattcactttctacgacattaagattacaaaatttacatttcctGTTAACCCGAGGAATATTGTGGTATCGACctcgttcaatttctaatctatGTGATGATAGGCGTAATTGAGTTAGtgctatttaaaattattttgttgtGATGATATCCAGATATCGTTCTGTATTAAATGTGTCCTTAATGCGGCAATTTGTATTTTAGTCTTGATGAATTATTGATTTCACTGTACCAGTATTGCTTGTAATGATCGAATAATCGCTGTTTTATTAGATTGTATATGTAGgtttgttcagatttttctgtcagGGTTTCTTGTTCAGTCCATACAAAAGTTAAACCTAGCTGCTCGAGtgttgatttgatttgataagccCAATTTCTGTTGTTGTATGTTATGATTTGTTCTGTGTCATTGAATAGtgattcatatattatttttatgcgaCTATCATGTGTAACTGgttttattttaaaccaatatttaaagaTGTGTAATTTACGCATCACAGATAAGGGGTATCGTCCTAATTCGCAATACAGTGCTGatagatttgttgatttgttgacacatatactttttcttaaaaatgttgtatgaaTTATTTCTAATTCTTTTCCTGAATCTTGTCCCCAGATTTCAGCAGAATAGTGAAGAACGGGGTtactaatttatcaaaaagatttattttttcttttgtTGGGAATTCATATTGGGTTAAAACAGACTAAAATCGACGAAGCGCTCTGTTACCATGttctgatattgattttattgttcTATACCAGTTTCCGTTTTTGAATAAAGTTACACCTAAATATTTGAATGATGTTACGATTTCTAATTGCGCACCATATAACGTTAAGTTAAAACTTGTGACACAcaatttttttcgaaaataacaacttttgttttactagtattgattttcagtttgtatttattgcaatagttttcaacgtcatttaacattagtTGGATTGATGTTGGCGAAGTTGAAAATAGGATTTGATCATCGGCATAagataataaaaaacatttaatatcgTTGATCGTTATGATTCCTTCAATATTAGagtcaatattttcaataatgtcattaacgaacatcatgaaTAGGATGCTTGAGCATGGGTCGCCTTGTTTCACACCAGCATGTAAATTGATGTATTCTGATGTTTGATTGTTTAACCTGACGGCTGATTTCACAGATGAATACATAGCTTTGAgtgcggaaaccattttagagCTTATTCGTTCGGTAATTAATTTTTGCCATAATAGTGATCGATTTATACTGTCAtaacatttagcataatcaataaaaatgcaatataattttttaCCAGAGTTTAGAACTTTGTTAATTAAACTGTTTAGTATAAAAATACAGTCGACTGTGCTCTTTCCCTTTTGGTAACCAAATTGACAGtcagatataattttattttcatcacaccATTTCGTTAGTCTGTTTAATAGTACTTGGGAATATATCTTTGAATgaatattattaaatgttattgCGCGATAATTTTTCGCATCGCTCGGAACACCGCCTTTaaatacaactacaacaacaacaaaaacaacatttattcagcaataaagcttatacaagctcatagcctacacatatacattttttatatacaaGTATTGGCAGATGTgggttaaatgttaaattaaacacATGGTGTAAgtgcaaaaaatataatatattcgtttggaaaaatatatattcaacattgacaacaatgtaatgttaagaagtaTAGTATTCATTCACTGTAAATTATGTTAGTATCCAGCAACaagttaaagaaataataaaaaatcaaataatttcaataCGAGAATGATGGTTATTaataaaaatttacaatttctGAAAGTTGATTTAACCATCGTAAACAATTGAGAGCTTTGCcattaagaaaaaaaagcaaaatgaaacaacaagttGAGTAGAATCAAATAAGCATTGTTTATAATGCTTTTCAAATTTATAAGGAATGAGAAATTGAATTTGAGTTAAGGTATGTTGTGCGTGAAATAAAAGATTTGATAATGTTTAAGGGTTGTTACGTTCTAAAAGACTAATTACGTATCTAGTAGGCGTCGTAAATTTGCAGCTTCGTATATGAACTTTGCTAGACTAATAAgtatagttttattttcactGAAAATCAGTctttgaaactttgaaattgttggccatctgcagtactgtgactttaaaagttttcttcttaggtATATGGGACAAACTAGTAAGAAATGGTACTCAGTCTCTACAGTATTCATATTACAAAATTTGCACTTAcggttttctttttcaatattattgtatcgCCCCCTTTCTATTTCTAGGTTATGAGATGATAAACGGAATCTGCATTAGGCAATTCATACTTGTTGAGCACTGAGAAAAGTCGGTGCATTGATTTTGACGCATGGTCTGCTATGCATTTTTGCGTTCTGTTAAagtttccgtttttaaataagtataccCCCAGATATTGAAAGGAAGTAACGACTTCTAGTTTTTCGCCATACAGAAAGATATCGATGTTTGTGTAGTGTGTTCCTTTTTCGAAAATTAACACTTTtgttattcccccccccccttcgaagaagagggggtatattgttttgctcatgtcggtccgtccgtccgtatgtccgtccaccagatggtttccgaatgataactcaagaacgctttggcctaggatcatgaaacttcataggtacattgatcatgactcgcagatgacccctattgattttgaggtcactaggtcaaaggtcaaggtcacggtgacccgaaatagtaaaatggtttccggatgataactcaagaacgcttatgcccaggatcatgaaacttgataggtagattggtcatgactcgcaaatgacccctattgattttcaggtcactaagtcaaaggtcaaggtcacggtgacccgaaatagtaaaataatttcgagatgataactcaagaacgcttatgcctatgatcatgaaacttgataggtagattgaccataactcgcagaagacccctattgatttccaggtcactagatcaaaggtcaaggtcccggtgacccgaaatagtaaaatggtttccggatgataactcaagaacgcttatgccaaggatcatgaaacttgataggcagattgatcatgactcgcagacgacccctattgactttcatgtcactaggtcaaaggtcaagttcacggtgacccgaaatagtaaaatggtttccggatgataactcaagaacgcttattcctaggatcatgaaacttaatagatagattgatcatgactcgcagatgacacctattgattttcagatcacttggtcaaaggtcaaggtcacggtgacccgaaatagtaaaatggttaccggatgataactcaagaacgcttatgcctaggatcatggaacttcataggtacattgatcatgactcgcagatgacacctattgattttcaggtcacttggtcaaaggtcaaggtcatggtgatccgaaatagtaaaatggtttccggatgataactcaagaacgcctatgcctaggatcatgaaacttcataggtacattgctcataactcgcagatgacccctattgattttcaggtcactaggtcaaagatcaaggtcacggtgacccgaaatagtaaaatggtttctggatgataactcaagaatgcttatgcctatgatcatgaaacttaataggtagattgatcattactcgcagatgacccctattgatttgaggtcactaggttaaaggtcaaggtcacgatgacccaaaatagttaaatggtttccggatgatagctcaagaacgcttatgcctaggatcatgaaacttgataggtgcattgatcatgactggcagatgacccctattgattttcatgtcacaagttcaaaggtcaaggtcacggtgacccgaaatagtaaaattgtttcccgatgataactcaagaaagcttatggctaggatcatgaaacttcaaaggtacattgatcataactcgcagatgacccctattgattttcaggtcactaggtcaaaggtcaaggtcacagtgacaaaaaacatattaacacaatTGCTGTCATAACAACTGagagcccgtatggggggcatgcatgttttacaaacagcccttgttttagctgcatttatttttaattttgatgcATTACAGTATGCTTCTATGTCTGTTAACATGTGTTGTAGTGAGTTTGGTGACGTTGCGAATAGAATTGGTTTTTAGCatacaaaataagaaataattttaacTCGTCTATAGTGAATATACCATCTAAATCTGTTTTTATGTTCTCCAACatgtcattaacgaacatcatgaaAAGGAGCGATGAACTGGCATCACCTTGTTTCACTCCTTGGTGTATCGGGATTGGGTCGGACAAGTCAttgaatttaaatgaatttaattacTGATTTTACGAAACTATACATCGcttatcatttttgaactcacatTTTCCGATATCAATTTTTGCCAAAGTAGTGTATGATTGATTTTATCATAGCATTGTTGATAGTCGATAAAAATGGTGTATAGTTTTTGGCCTGggtttattatttttgatataattGCGTTAAGTATAAATATGCAATCTGTTGTGCTTTTGCCCTTTTAATGATCAAACTGGCAGTTAATGATTTTTTGGTGTTTGTTTGTCCAGTTTGTTATGCGGTTGAGTAACAATTGTGAGTATATTTTTGCTAGTATATTATTTAAGGTTATACCCctatagttttttgtttcatttgatttCCCGCCCTTATATATAGGGACGATGTAACCGAGGCCCCAGTCTTCCGGTTATTCGGCATTGTTAAAAAGTGTGTTGTATATTGCTAGGAGGTGTTGTCCTAATACACTAAACGATAATTTAATTAGTTCTGCAGATATATTATCAGGCCCACAGgacttaatattatttttttgatggAATACAGCTGCCCTGAGCTCATTCAATGTGAATTCTTTATCTAAATCAATATCCGTAGATTCTGTACTGGCAACATtttcatgtatttgttctggttgTTCGGCTAATAAGTTTTAAAAATGCGTGTGAAAGTCTTCTACTGTTATACTGTTATCCTTGTTTGGTGCTTgtttatagcatttttttaaGGATTTCCAAAAAATTTTTGGATTTGATTTTGCTATATCTTCAAGTTGTTTTCCTTCTGATTGTTTGTATTTTGCTTTAGATTTCTTTCGTATTTTGTTGTACTTTGTTCTCATATTTACaaagtgtgtttgttttcatctgtttttaatttgttgaatATGTTTCGTGCGCGTTTGAATTCTTTTTTAGCTGTGTTGCAGTTATAATCAAACCTTTTCTGGGATTCTGCTTTGTTTCGAAAAAATTTGTCGTggttaatatttacttttttcccaaaaattgttactgcattgtcataaatatagctagttaaatgttttatttcacaattaatgttttgtttgtgttcATTTAACACATTGATATTCTCTTTCAATGAGTCTTGAATTTTTTCAACAAAACTTGAgttaaaaacaagtttagtttCCTCTTTGTATTCACCGGTCGTAATATGTCTAGTTTTGGtgtaacattttaaagaaaagtaaacaCCTGCGTGATCGGAAAATCTTTGCCAATTGAGTATTTGAAATTCGTTAATATTATCAACATAGTTTGCATTTATAATAAGATAATCTGTTATACTCAAGCCTCCATTCGAGACGAAAGTAAATTGATTTTCCTGCTCTTTGTTGAGACGACCATTAACGATAGTATGATTAGTAGCCCGGCATAGATTAATTAGCCTTTTACCGTTACAGTCAATTACCTTGTCCGGATTGTTGCGTATATCTGGGAATTGTTTATTTGCATTTTCTGTATATAATTCATCAAAACAGTCAAGGTACTTATCATACTCTAGTATATCTGATAAATTACCTGTTCGGGAATTGAGGTCACCCGTTATGCATGTTTTTCCGAGCTGCCCATTTTTCTCAAGCCCTTTctcaatttcataaaaaaaatcgaaaTCTTGGTCAATTAAAACTTTCGAATTGACAGGTGGGATGTAAGTATGACACAGATACATATCCGACTCGGTAACTCGGTTAGAGTGTAATTCGGTCCACACATTGTCTATTCAGAATAAAACCATTTGAAGTTCTGTGAAATGTAACAGCTGTTACCATATTATTAAACTGACTCGATAAGTTAACGAATGTGTAATTCGGTAAGCtatgaatatgaatgaatgaatattcTGGGATGAATAATTAATCAACAATAGTATTACCAGTACAAACTAATTTTCATTGTCTTAATTTAGTAAAATCTTACTTTGGATGGCCCTCATACTTTTGTAGGAGGTCGCCATCTCTACAGCCTTCCTGTCAACAAGCCGTTCTGGCTCTTTCAACTTCTTAAACGTGAAGGCAGCTCCTTTGTCCTTGCATTTACTGAGGACGCAGGAGAACCAAATTCTTGGCACACACACCTCCTCATTCTCCGCCAGCCGCTCCATATTGGCTTGTGGGTCGTCAGTCAATGAGACGAATTGCTGGGAACAAAATGATAGTTTACATACAAACTATTTCCTATGAAGCAAAAAAAGCATATAAAGTCATTGGTGACTGTTAAAACATGTACCAAAAGGGCTATGATTACCCAATATCGTACATTGATTCCACATGGTATACTATTGGTCCATTATGTGGATTACATGGCAAATACCTCAACTCCAAAGTCTTTGGATTccagataaaataaaaataagaattaagATGTATAGTTATGTAAAACTTATACGACCCTGGGGTAGTGGGGAGGAGTCACTTACAGGAGTCATGATTTGATTTAAATTGGTTAAGGGTAACTATTTGactataaaatattatataaaaagtgAATCGCCTCTGATATCAAAGCTCTAGCTCTTATGATCATAAATCCTAAAGAAGTTGTTGTATTTTAAAGTATACAGAgatgaacatttaaacatattcaaaatatTGATAAAGCTCATGTGATCTGTATTGAGAGAGcccaaacaataacaaaaaatcttAGAAGAAGACCGTCTAAAGAGCATCAATCCAGGTGGTTTGTGGCTCATATGTTCTtctagtttcacaaaatatttgaTTGTACAAGTTATTGAGCAATAAATAGGATAGTAGTTGGATAAAGGAATTGTTACCGGCTGCACAGTTTCCGTAGTGCTCTTCTTCATTAAACTGCTGATAAATGCTGCCCAACGAGAGACACGTGGGCCAAAGGTCAGGAATCTATCTCCCATCTAGCAGAGGCTTC contains the following coding sequences:
- the LOC127876382 gene encoding uncharacterized protein LOC127876382; this translates as MGDRFLTFGPRVSRWAAFISSLMKKSTTETVQPQFVSLTDDPQANMERLAENEEVCVPRIWFSCVLSKCKDKGAAFTFKKLKEPERLVDRKAVEMATSYKSMRAIQSKILLN